GACACCGCCGGCTGCCACCTCGGGAAAATAGAGCGCCGCCTGCGCCGCGCAGAACACCGCCACCGCGCCGGCGAGCGTGGATTCGGTGTTGCGTGCGTTCGCTGGAAGCACGGCCGCCAGCAGGCTGCCGACGAAGGGCAGGAGGACGAGGAGGATCAGGGGCATGTGCGGACCATTCTACGGGGAAGGTCCGCGCAGACCGCTATGAAAACCCGAGCAGACTCCGGTGTATGGACGCCATGCGCGGCACCTCCGGTGCCCTGGTTCAGGGCCCCGTGCCGGCACCTGCGCGGGAGGCTTTCGGCAGCGGTGCCGGCAGCGGGGCCAGCGCCGCGCCGCCCACGGTCAGCCCCTCCTGCGACAGCCGCGCCGCCGACTGCCGGCCCAGGCCCGGGACGCGTGCGATGAGATCCTGCCAGTCGGTGAACGGCGCTTGTGCGCGCGCTTGCAGGATGCGGCGGGACATCGCGGGCCCGATGCCCCGGATGCCATCGAGTTCGGCCACCGAGGCGGTGTTCACGTCGGTGGCGCATGCGGCTGCGGGCCAGAGCCCTGCGCACAGCGCGAGGGCCGCAGCGGTGCGGCCCAGCCCCAAGACCCTGCCTGCGCGGAACCGCTGGCCGGCGTTCGCGGGGCGGCCTGGGCCGCGGTTCATAGTTCCTCGACCCGGCGGGCCGGGTAGCTGTCCCAGCTCTGGCAGCCCGGGCACTGCCAGAAATGCTGCCGCGCCTCGAAACCGCAGGCCGCGCAGCGGTAGCGCGTGAGCGGCTTCGCGGCCAGGTCCAGCGCGCGCTGGACCTGGGGGTGGAATTCCTCGTGCTCCAGCGTCTCCTGTGCCAGCCACTTGGCGGCAGCCACCAGGGAAGGCTCCTTGTCGAGATGGCGCACGTACCAGTCGCGCGCCGGGCGGGCCGGGTCGGCCGCGGCGGTGTCCATGGCAACGATGGCATCGAGCACGTCCAGCGAGGGCGCGCGGGTGTAGTGGTCCTGCAGCAGCTGGTAGACCTCGGCCTGGCGCCCGGTGGCAGTGGCCAGTTCGATGAGCAACGGGGCTGCGAGCGGCAGTGCGCCGGGCGACTGCTGCGCCAGTTCCTGCAGCGTGGCCAGGGCCGCATCGGCCTGGCCGCGGCGCTGCTGCAGGCGGGCGAGTTCGATGCGCGGGCGCGGTGCCTGCGGCGCGGCAGACACGGCCTCGTCGAACTGGTGCTGGGCGGCTTCCAGTTCGCCCTGGGCGGCGCGGGTGAGGGCCTGCTCGCAGAGGTAATGGGCCTGCCGGGTGCTGAAGTCGCCCTGGTGCGAGCCATGCATCTT
The DNA window shown above is from Acidovorax sp. NCPPB 4044 and carries:
- a CDS encoding ComEA family DNA-binding protein, which translates into the protein MNRGPGRPANAGQRFRAGRVLGLGRTAAALALCAGLWPAAACATDVNTASVAELDGIRGIGPAMSRRILQARAQAPFTDWQDLIARVPGLGRQSAARLSQEGLTVGGAALAPLPAPLPKASRAGAGTGP
- the lapB gene encoding lipopolysaccharide assembly protein LapB, coding for MEFDLSWLLLGLPLAFVLGWLASRFDLRQLREENRRAPKAYFKGLNYLLNEQQDQAIDAFIEAVQNDPDTSELHFALGNLFRRRGEYNRAVRVHEHLLSRGDLSRTDRERAQHALALDFLKAGLLDRAEDALQRLEGTPFESQARMALLAIYERSRDWPQATAIARKMHGSHQGDFSTRQAHYLCEQALTRAAQGELEAAQHQFDEAVSAAPQAPRPRIELARLQQRRGQADAALATLQELAQQSPGALPLAAPLLIELATATGRQAEVYQLLQDHYTRAPSLDVLDAIVAMDTAAADPARPARDWYVRHLDKEPSLVAAAKWLAQETLEHEEFHPQVQRALDLAAKPLTRYRCAACGFEARQHFWQCPGCQSWDSYPARRVEEL